The following coding sequences lie in one Silene latifolia isolate original U9 population chromosome 5, ASM4854445v1, whole genome shotgun sequence genomic window:
- the LOC141655432 gene encoding uncharacterized protein LOC141655432: MEIVMKKKKKKKTQRFPQPLVPTFLGVEVSSEFKQKLRTPLMNSLLLEARILKTSGALINVPVDDHILHLDQYTALISYEELIHWCDEGEIGVSHISIFMRYLSDLTDTLKSTVLYGFLFPETLSKFAAVSEEYRSDYIVRAMTCRECGRGRKLIFAPYHEGDHWMLGAISPSDSTVYWCDPAGYMEPRQFFVETVTRAFEKRNSIDPLAGFEAKPLTWKIIKCPRQPVGSVLCGYYVCRYMLDLIKARYVNITPNFMLTAPPSYTVEQIDDVRNIWAEFTLKFKP; the protein is encoded by the exons ATGGAGATcgtaatgaagaagaagaagaagaagaagactcAAAGGTTTCCACAACCTTTGGTCCCGACTTTTCTGGGTGTAGAAGTTAGTAGTgagtttaagcaaaagttgagaaCCCCGCTGATGAATTCTTTACTTCTCGAGGCTCGTATATTGAAGACGAGCGGAGCACTTATTAATGTTCCTGTTGATGACCACATATTACACCTTGATCAATACACTGCTTTGATTTCTTATGAGGAGCTTATTCATTGGTGTGACGAAGGCGAGATAGGTGTCTCTCACATTTCTATTTTTATGAG GTATTTGAGTGATCTTACTGATACTTTGAAGTCTACTGTTTTATATGGATTCTTGTTCCCCGAGACGTTGTCTAAATTTGCAGCCGTAAGTGAAGAGTATCGTTCGGATTATATTGTTAGAGCTATGACTTGTAGGGAGTGTGGCAGGGGTCGAAAACTTATATTTGCACCTTATCACGAAGG TGATCATTGGATGTTGGGTGCGATTAGTCCATCTGATAGTACTGTGTATTGGTGTGATCCTGCTGGATATATGGAGCCTCGACAGTTTTTCGTGGAAACTGTTACTAG AGCGTTCGAGAAAAGAAACTCTATCGATCCACTTGCCGGGTTCGAGGCTAAACCGCTTACTTGGAAAATTATTAAG TGTCCTCGGCAGCCGGTTGGGAGCGTATTATGCGGATATTATGTTTGCCGATATATGTTGGACCTTATCAAAGCAAGATATGTTAATATCACCCCAAAT TTCATGTTAACCGCCCCACCATCATATACGGTTGAGCAAATTGACGATGTGCGAAATATTTGGGCTGAATTCACACTCAAATTCAAACCTTAA
- the LOC141655433 gene encoding uncharacterized protein LOC141655433: MRKPELSGRMAKWSVHLSGYDLKFEPRTTIKSQALEDFVSESCPVLQTQAEQDILNLEEDKGEQVWELHVDGASNAGGAGVGLVLRSPQGDLIVRAVCSDSKLIVNHVNDSYEARDSRMMAYMDVAKELTLKFTTFNIKQILKDQNAEADALATLGATFKA, from the exons ATGAGGAAACCAGAATTGTCAGGAAGGATGGCTAAATGGTCCGTGCACCTGAGCGGTTACGACTTGAAATTTGAGCCTCGTACAACAATAAAGTCTCAGGCTCTGGAAGATTTTGTGTCTGAATCCTGCCCAGTTCTCCAGACCCAGGCAGAACAAGACATTCTGAACCTGGAGGAAGATAAAGGAGAACAGGTGTGGGAGCTGCATGTAGACGGAGCCTCCAACGCAGGAGGAGCAGGAGTAGGATTGGTCCTCAGATCACCTCAGGGAGACCTCATCGTCCGGGCG GTTTGCAGTGATTCCAAACTTATAGTTAACCATGTAAATGATTCCTACGAAGCCAGAGACTCCAGGATGATGGCGTACATGGACGTAGCAAAGGAGTTGACCCTCAAATTTACTACGttcaacatcaagcaaatccTCAAAGACCAGAATGCAGAAGCAGATGCACTAGCCACCCTGGGGGCAACGTTCAAAGCATGA